The following is a genomic window from Saprospiraceae bacterium.
TGTCAAAATTGAAAAAAGAAATATTTCTTTCGCCAAGGTTGATACAACGAAAACCGCTGTAATGAAGGCTATTACCTTGAGCAGCAAAGCCATTACAGACATTTTAGATACTAAAAGCAACCCTTTGAACAGAGATTCCACGAAGAAGCTCCAAATAAGAATGAGTGACAGGGACTCCATGAATTTTGACACCTTATTATTGACCAATCATGTAGCCAATAACTTCACTCGTAAAATATCATTTATCAGGGTAGATAGCATTTCTGGAAAAAATGCGGACAACATGGTCTGGATTGATGATCCTCAGCCAGCGACCCAAAAGCCCAAACAAGTATCTGTTGCCAATCGATCCAATGTTAAGGTGAAAATTAGTATAAAAAACGACTCACTCGGAATTGATTCAACAATTTCCGGTCAACAAATAACAGATATTAAATTAGTGAAAAATTTATTTCAGGAAAACATTAAGAAAGCCGGCATTCATATAAATCACTTCATTACAGAAGATTCATTGAGTAGAGGCAACAGTAAGAATCCTGAATATTGTGAGTTGATAACAGGGAAGAAGTATTTTCTTAATATCGACAATAATCAAAGGTATTTACTTATTAAGTTGGCACCGGATTTCGTCATATCATTGTTGCTTTTTATTGCTGTGGGTTTTGCTTTTTATCATCTTATTTCTTCGTATAATAAAAATCAGGAACTATCTGATCTAAAAGATGACTTTCTGCGCAATATGACGCACGAGCTCAAAACTCCTTTGGCTACTATGGGCGTGGCAATAGAAGCATTACAGAATTTTAAAGCAGATGGAGACAAACAACTGCGTGAGGAATATCTCCGTATAGCAGAAAATGAAAATTTCAAACTTAGCAATCTTGTAGATAAGGTTCTTACGATCACAAATCATCTGGACAATCAGACTCAACCATACGAAAATACACATTTGCCAAACCTGACTGAGGAGGTTTTACATTCATTCAAACTCAGATTGGATCAGAAATCTACCCAATACAGACTTGAAAATCGATTGACTGACAGTTATTACCAGTTGAATCAACAAGTATTGACTATGATCCTGCACAATCTGATAGATAATGCCATAAAGTATAATCACGCTCCGGAGCCCTTGATCAATATAAAATTGGATGAAAATAATACACATCTTTTCATTTCTGTAAATGACAACGGGACACTTATAGACGCAACTCACCAACAAAAAATCTTCGAAAAGTTTTACAGAATACCACATGGCAATGTGCACGATGTCAAAGGACACGGTTTGGGATTGTACATCGTGCAACAACTTGTCAATTCTATCAAAGGTACTATCCAACTTGAAACCACTGAAAAAGGCAATCATTTTATCATTCAACTTCCTAAAGTGAAGACACACTCATGAAAATTCTATATATCGAAGATGAAATATCGCTTGCTCGAATAGTAAAGGAATCATTGCAAAGTAGGGGTTTTGAAGTCATTCATTTTGCTGACGGTATCGAATGGGAAGCACATATCGGCGGTTTTATTCCGGATATATGTTTGCTGGATGTGATGTTGCCGGGCAAAGATGGTTTTGCAATAGCAGGTGAAATCAGACAGATTTATCCTGATCTACCTGTGATATTTATTACAGCCAAAATTCAGACAAAAGACGTGCTCGAGGGCTTTGAAGCAGGAGCCAATGACTATATCAAAAAACCTTTCAGTCTCGAAGAATTGATCGTCAGACTTAAAAACATTTTCCAATTGACACAAAAAAATCTGCAAAACATGCCGAAAGAAGAAAACTGCATCAGGATAGGTGCATTTTCTTTTTTTCCTGATAAACTCGAGTTGATTCATGGATCAGAAACAAAGCGGCTGTCCTACAGAGAAGGTCAACTGCTCGGTATGTTGTGTCAGGATAAAAATGAAGTGACTTCCAGAAAACTCATCCTTGATACACTCTGGGGCGATGATAGTTTTTTTAATTCACGTAATCTGGACGTGTATATCACAAAACTCAGGCAATATCTGCGCTACGATGAAAAAGTACAGATTCTTACACTGAAGGCAGTAGGATATAGGTTGGTGGATCAGTGATGGAGATGTAGGCTATCTGAGAAACCATTATTTTTTAAGGGCATCGATCTTACCTGCCAATAAAAAATCCTTTTCTGTCAGGCCACCTGCATCATGTGTGCTCAACTTGATACGGACGGTGTTATATACATTATACCAATTGGGATGGTGACCTATCGACTCTGCCACAAGAGCTACTTTTGTCATGAAGCCAAATGCTTCAACAAAATCTTTAAATAGAAAATCTTTACAAATGAATTGACTTTCCCTATTCCATAAATCTAATTTTTTCAAGCCTTCATGGATTTGTTTGTCGCTTAATTTATTCATCGATCTTATTTACAAAGTATAAACAAATCTTTGGTTATTATTTTTTTAATCTATCTTTATCAACCTTATATAGTCGAGCATAGCTCTGTTGATTCCTACATTCATATTGTTGTTCCAGAGTTCAAATTTTAATTGGAGTTGATTGTTGCCTTTTTTTAAATTGAGAACCAAACTATTCGAAAATCCCCAATCGGACCACTCTTCCTGTCCTCTCTGCGGAAAAACAAAGGAACCGATATATTTATCACCCAAATATAAGCTTCTGATAGCACACTTGTTATCAGTATTCCATGGACCGGAACCATTGGAATATCTGAAATCAACCAGATATTTTCCATCTTCGTCTACAGACACATTCATTGGCAGCGTTTGATTTAGATCATTGGAGATTTCTACAAAACCATCTGCTGTGTGACCTGAATACATTCGGTTTGACTTTTGAGCGAACCGTTCCATTTGAAATGTGCTCAAACTTGCTTCAGGTGCGATGAGCAATGGTTCGCTGATGAAAGATTCATAACCTTCAGTATCTATAGCACTGACACTAAACTCTGCAGGTTCATTGGTATTTATTTTTATACTGTTATTTTCTGTTTTTGCCCACTCTTGTCCGTTTCTGTATATTTTGTAGTGAATAGCATTAGGTATTGGCGGCCAGGAAATTTCATTGTCATTTCGGACCAATACCGGATTAGGAAGAGAAAAGTGGTTTTGGGTAAGGTGGAAACCTTGTTGATCGAAAGCAATATTGTCCATTTCGATTTCAATGTTGATGGTGCCTGTTGCGGTGGACTCTATGTATGCATTTGCCATCTTGTGGCCATTTATTTTGAAAGAACTGATGTTTTTACCAAAACCAATAACCTTGATGTTGAGTGTTGCATTTCGGTATTTGAATCCTGACAACGTTTTTACACCGTCATAGGAACGAGGAATGACCGGACAGAATTTTATGCCATTAACACCAAATGTCATACCCATAAATACTCTGTGTACCATTGCGATATTGCCAGCCATACTCCACAGCATTCTGTCAGAATTGATCTCTGTACCCTTAAAATCACCTGAGTGTGCCACGAAATTTTCATAATTGGAGAGAAATAGTCCACCAGCACGATAAATGGATGCCAGTCCCTGATTTAATGCTTTTTCGTTACCTGTTTTGGCGGCGGCGAGATTCCAGTATGACTGTACAAATGGCCACACAGCATTGTTGTGATACGGTGGTATGCCTGGTATCTGTGGATAGATACAACTTGCTCCGTAAGCTGTAATTGGAGACATGGAGATAATCTGAGCAGCACGTTCACTATCTGCTACATCAAATATGATAGCAAGGGCTTCACCGAGTGCTTCAAATCTGTCCGACCTGATTAATTCTTTCCGTCCGTATCTGAATTGAGCATAATATCCCTTTTCCGGCATCCACAGTTGAGCATTGATGGCTTTTTTTATACTTTCTGCGCTTTGTTCATATATTTCAGCAGGCTCGCCAAGGACAGATGCCATCGAAGCCAGGATCTTATGGGCCTGATAATGAACGACGTTTGTACCTAAATTTTCGGAAGTGTAAATATCTGCATTGTTCATCCATTTGGGATAGGTTTGTTCTCTCCAGTCCAGGAAAGACGACTCGCCCTTATACAGTCCTGATGGTGCCGCGAGAGTAAAGTAGTCATCATCGAGACTGTTTTTTATGATGCCATATGTTTGCCTGAGCCATTCTTTATCTCCGGTGACTTTATAAATTTCCCATGCTGCCAGTGCCCAGGTAGTACGATCTGATGAAACTGGCCAGGCACCACCAGAGCCGGTATCCTGAATAATTCTGCCCCTATTGACTTTTTTCATCAGACTGATTTTGGCTATTTCAGGCTCGTGGTACGCAAATGCCAGAAATATGCTGTATGAAATATCTCTGGTCCATACACCGCTCCACTTGGCACCGGTGCGCAATGTACTGTCGGGTTCTATGTTTTTTTTGGCTTCTTCAAGGGACAGATTATAAAGAGCATCCACGATAGGCTGATCTGACTTGTATGTGGGTTTGTCATGGGTATTCCATGTTTTTTTCCAGTGTGCTTCAGTTGCCTGGTCATAAGAATATGGATTCATATTCAGCGTGATAGTGTAGATGTGATTTTCGCCGGATGGCAAGAGTTTCAATCCTTTGCCACTCAAGCCTACAAAATCCCAACTCAATGGTTCCGAACCTCCGGCTATATAAAATCCTTTAAAGTCTGATTTGGCGATTCTGGTTCCATTATGCGTTTCGTAGTACCCTTTTTGGTCAAATTGTTCCATCACAGGAGTCATATCAACTCTGAAAGTATAGGAATGATTGGGTTTCAGATATGTGGTAGGTCGTTCATCGCTGCGGACAGGCATCTCACCAAATTTGAAGATGGGTGACTCGTGGTCATCATCAGCGATCACTACCTGATGGTCCACACCGAAGGGAAGTTCATTATCTTTTTCGTTGATAGAAAATTTAAAGCTAACCATCCTGGAGTAGGTGTCACTTGCCGGACTCTTGTAGTTGGAACTGATATGTTCTGATGAATGTACTTTTGACAGATTGTTTCCCTGAATGACTTCACCTTTCTTAAGGGTAAATGCGTCAGAAGAGTATAGAATTTCCGATGGCATAATTATTCTTTTTGTCTGGCAGGATGCCATTATTATAGTGGTCAATAAAATGATGATTCTGTTCATGTATGATATTTATTACAAAATTGAAAAGCAAAACGCAGCTATGAAAATAACTTTATCCTTCATGATTTCATGATGATCAATATACCACTAATTTTTTAACAAGACTACCTTGTTTACTATCCGCCTTAATAAAATAGATGCCTTGCGGAATGAGAGAAATGTCATTGACTTCGTTAATCGACAGTTCAGCCACCATTTTTCCTGATATATTAAACAATCTGATAGCAGGGAAGTCTATATCTGATGATATAAATACCTGATTACCTGCGGGGTTTGGAAAAATATTTAATTTTACATCATTCAAAACAACTTGCCCAAGAGATGATATAGTGTCTGCCTTAAATGTAGTATTGTAAAACACAAGTCCGCCACGTTCGTTCCCTACTGCCATTTCATAATATCCATCCCCATCAATATCTGCAAGCGATGAAGTAACTTTCCTGCCTTGTTTGATATTACCGGTGAGTTCATGGAGTTTTTTGAATCCTGAATAGAGATTGCCTTCTATCTCATGGTAAGTGATGAAACCTGCATCTTCTGTACCCATGATCATATGGAGTTTATTGCCGGACTTAAAGAAGAACGGTGCTCCATTTTGAGTAGGAAAGTCATTGGCTGGATGGATTTTGCCAGCTTGTCGGGTATTAGGGAGGATTTCAGCTTCCGGTTTAAATTTTGGAGTGGAAGCAGTTCCTATATTTTTGAAAAAGTTGAGTTCATTATTTTTTTCACCGATGACTAAGTCTTTTAAACCATCATTATCAAGGTCTATTATCTGGGGTTTTGCATTCTGTCCTACAAATATTTCACTGAAAAAGTATTGAGCTGTACCAAATGTCATTGGTTTTCCTTTGCCTGCAGTATTGAATGCAAGATATAATTGGCCTCGTGCATCTCCGACCACAAGATCATCATCTCCATCCTGATCTATGTCACCCAATGCCGGAGCGAATCTGCCCGTTTGGTCCCCAAATTTTGAAAAAGACAAGTAATCTTCATCAGTGATATTGTACTTTGCTTGCGCAGTTGTTCCGGTATTTAGTAGAAGTGCCATTCTGTTTCTTCGTGCTCCATTTTTGAGTTGGACACCTCCTGTACCCATGATGATATCCATCAATCCATCTCCATTGACATCCCCAAATGCAGGATGTGAGGCACTGTTGAAATATGCCATTTCATCTATCAAAAAGTTATTCTTAAAAAACTTGAAATCAGGTGCGCTGTCAGTACCTGCGTTTTTATATAACCATACATGATTTTCAGATTCTGCAGAATTGATTTCATTGGGTGTGACGATGAGTTCTCTCTTTCCGTCAGCATCTACATCTACATAATATGCCCCAAGAAAATAGTCAAGATTTGCGGGGACATCACTGACCGGGAAATTATTTTCAAGCTTTGTCATATGTGCATTGGCAAGACTGCCACCGTTAAACAATCTTGTCAGTTTAGGACTTCCTATATCTCCAATGATGATGTCCATATCTCCATCGCCATCATTGTCAAATACAGCTATGGATGATCCGGAATGTCTCAAGCCGGTATTGGTGGTAGTAAGTCCGGTTGAACAACTGAATCCACTGGAGCTTAAGGAGATTGTTTCGTTAAATTGGTTTTCAGCAAATTTTCCCCAACAAATATCCTGCCTGATATATTTCAATGAATCCAACCCTAGTTTTTCTTCCACACTTACATTCTTATAAAACGAAGCATAACTACCATCTGCTTCAAAAGATATGATGTCCAGGTCGCCATCACCATCCACGTCAGCAATGGCTGGCATATCTATGGAGCTTACATATATCTGAGTATAGTTATTGGATATGGGGAACATCAATATTTCCGGCAAACCATAATTAAAAGTAATCAATCTGAAAGTATATCGGCCGCTTTGGTCTCTTGAACCTCGCCATACTTCAATACACCCTGGATATTTGCCGGATGCAGTAAAAACGTCCATCACTCCATCTGCATTAAAATCTCTTAATAAGGCCCAGTTCCGCATAGTTGGAAAGATGGAAATGTACTCAGGGGCAAACCTAAAATCTATGGTGCCCACCGCACCTGTTTTTACAAATGGTAAAACCTGATCGCCATTTCGGTCAAATACAAATAAATCATTTTTTCCGTCATTATTGAAATCAATGTTGGAAAACTGCCCGGCTCTCAATCCTCCTGTAAACGGGAATTTCAATTCTTTACCTCCCGAATATACAGGGATGTCCAGCCTGTCAAAATTTTGACCATTCGATGGTAATATAACACATAATGTTAAAAAAATCGTGACTATAGACAGAATGCTCTTTCCTGGCATATCAAAAAGTTTTTGATACTCTATAAACGTATAAAAAACCAAAATGATTGTTTTAAATTAAGTTTTATCAAAACATCAGACTGGAAGCTAACTCATGAGAGCTTCCAATTCAATTGCTGTATTTTCTTATCACAGAGAGCATAGCATCATTAGGTAATTCGTTGATAGGATAGAGTTTCATTAACTCAATAAAATCTCTTGTGATATTTTCACTAAAGCCTAAGCTGAATGCCAGTTTGAAGATAGATCGCTCTTCATCACTATTGATTTTTGAATCAGCATTGATCACAAACAGGAGATGGTACAATATATTCATTCTTTCCTGTTCATTTTGATGCAGAAGGATATTGCGGTGAAATTCCGTATTTTGGTAGGTCTTTATGAGTTCCGGCTCAAGTTTTGCCAACCTGCAGAAATATTTCAAATAGCTGAATTCTTCATCCTGTAGAGGAGGTCGGCATTTGTCATTTTTACCAGTAACTGTAAAATAGTTCGGTTTTTTTCATCAGTCGATAGATTATTCCAAAACATTTTTTATTTTAATTTTATTTTTGATTGTAAATATAATTACTTTGTACAAATTTTCAAAAATTAAAGTCACAAAACAGTAATATGAGGAGTAAAATTGCGGGTATTGGCCACTATGTTCCGGAAAGAATAGTCAAAAATGAAGAATTGGCCAAACACATGGATACATCTAATGAATGGATTATAGAAAGGACGGGTATTGAAGAAAGGAGATATGCCCTAAAACATGAGGAAACTCCCACTACAATGGGTGTCATAGCTTCAAAAATAGCTATCGAAAGAGCTGGTATACAACCCGAAGATGTTGATTTTATTATTTTTGCCACATTAAGTCCGGACTATTATTTTCCTGGCTGCGGTGTTTTATTGCA
Proteins encoded in this region:
- a CDS encoding 4a-hydroxytetrahydrobiopterin dehydratase, which produces MNKLSDKQIHEGLKKLDLWNRESQFICKDFLFKDFVEAFGFMTKVALVAESIGHHPNWYNVYNTVRIKLSTHDAGGLTEKDFLLAGKIDALKK
- a CDS encoding glycogen debranching protein, which produces MNRIIILLTTIIMASCQTKRIIMPSEILYSSDAFTLKKGEVIQGNNLSKVHSSEHISSNYKSPASDTYSRMVSFKFSINEKDNELPFGVDHQVVIADDDHESPIFKFGEMPVRSDERPTTYLKPNHSYTFRVDMTPVMEQFDQKGYYETHNGTRIAKSDFKGFYIAGGSEPLSWDFVGLSGKGLKLLPSGENHIYTITLNMNPYSYDQATEAHWKKTWNTHDKPTYKSDQPIVDALYNLSLEEAKKNIEPDSTLRTGAKWSGVWTRDISYSIFLAFAYHEPEIAKISLMKKVNRGRIIQDTGSGGAWPVSSDRTTWALAAWEIYKVTGDKEWLRQTYGIIKNSLDDDYFTLAAPSGLYKGESSFLDWREQTYPKWMNNADIYTSENLGTNVVHYQAHKILASMASVLGEPAEIYEQSAESIKKAINAQLWMPEKGYYAQFRYGRKELIRSDRFEALGEALAIIFDVADSERAAQIISMSPITAYGASCIYPQIPGIPPYHNNAVWPFVQSYWNLAAAKTGNEKALNQGLASIYRAGGLFLSNYENFVAHSGDFKGTEINSDRMLWSMAGNIAMVHRVFMGMTFGVNGIKFCPVIPRSYDGVKTLSGFKYRNATLNIKVIGFGKNISSFKINGHKMANAYIESTATGTINIEIEMDNIAFDQQGFHLTQNHFSLPNPVLVRNDNEISWPPIPNAIHYKIYRNGQEWAKTENNSIKINTNEPAEFSVSAIDTEGYESFISEPLLIAPEASLSTFQMERFAQKSNRMYSGHTADGFVEISNDLNQTLPMNVSVDEDGKYLVDFRYSNGSGPWNTDNKCAIRSLYLGDKYIGSFVFPQRGQEEWSDWGFSNSLVLNLKKGNNQLQLKFELWNNNMNVGINRAMLDYIRLIKID
- a CDS encoding response regulator transcription factor, yielding MKILYIEDEISLARIVKESLQSRGFEVIHFADGIEWEAHIGGFIPDICLLDVMLPGKDGFAIAGEIRQIYPDLPVIFITAKIQTKDVLEGFEAGANDYIKKPFSLEELIVRLKNIFQLTQKNLQNMPKEENCIRIGAFSFFPDKLELIHGSETKRLSYREGQLLGMLCQDKNEVTSRKLILDTLWGDDSFFNSRNLDVYITKLRQYLRYDEKVQILTLKAVGYRLVDQ
- a CDS encoding HAMP domain-containing histidine kinase, whose translation is MRQHRYKHLLPMLMSMILLAVFLVVYLYKNYKTSSQDLQGQTQLYLENAFKTAESQMFDKMLIELRGVSIFDRHSPGQNDVKIEKRNISFAKVDTTKTAVMKAITLSSKAITDILDTKSNPLNRDSTKKLQIRMSDRDSMNFDTLLLTNHVANNFTRKISFIRVDSISGKNADNMVWIDDPQPATQKPKQVSVANRSNVKVKISIKNDSLGIDSTISGQQITDIKLVKNLFQENIKKAGIHINHFITEDSLSRGNSKNPEYCELITGKKYFLNIDNNQRYLLIKLAPDFVISLLLFIAVGFAFYHLISSYNKNQELSDLKDDFLRNMTHELKTPLATMGVAIEALQNFKADGDKQLREEYLRIAENENFKLSNLVDKVLTITNHLDNQTQPYENTHLPNLTEEVLHSFKLRLDQKSTQYRLENRLTDSYYQLNQQVLTMILHNLIDNAIKYNHAPEPLINIKLDENNTHLFISVNDNGTLIDATHQQKIFEKFYRIPHGNVHDVKGHGLGLYIVQQLVNSIKGTIQLETTEKGNHFIIQLPKVKTHS
- a CDS encoding T9SS type A sorting domain-containing protein, giving the protein MPGKSILSIVTIFLTLCVILPSNGQNFDRLDIPVYSGGKELKFPFTGGLRAGQFSNIDFNNDGKNDLFVFDRNGDQVLPFVKTGAVGTIDFRFAPEYISIFPTMRNWALLRDFNADGVMDVFTASGKYPGCIEVWRGSRDQSGRYTFRLITFNYGLPEILMFPISNNYTQIYVSSIDMPAIADVDGDGDLDIISFEADGSYASFYKNVSVEEKLGLDSLKYIRQDICWGKFAENQFNETISLSSSGFSCSTGLTTTNTGLRHSGSSIAVFDNDGDGDMDIIIGDIGSPKLTRLFNGGSLANAHMTKLENNFPVSDVPANLDYFLGAYYVDVDADGKRELIVTPNEINSAESENHVWLYKNAGTDSAPDFKFFKNNFLIDEMAYFNSASHPAFGDVNGDGLMDIIMGTGGVQLKNGARRNRMALLLNTGTTAQAKYNITDEDYLSFSKFGDQTGRFAPALGDIDQDGDDDLVVGDARGQLYLAFNTAGKGKPMTFGTAQYFFSEIFVGQNAKPQIIDLDNDGLKDLVIGEKNNELNFFKNIGTASTPKFKPEAEILPNTRQAGKIHPANDFPTQNGAPFFFKSGNKLHMIMGTEDAGFITYHEIEGNLYSGFKKLHELTGNIKQGRKVTSSLADIDGDGYYEMAVGNERGGLVFYNTTFKADTISSLGQVVLNDVKLNIFPNPAGNQVFISSDIDFPAIRLFNISGKMVAELSINEVNDISLIPQGIYFIKADSKQGSLVKKLVVY